Genomic DNA from Modestobacter versicolor:
CTGCACGGCCTCGCCGACGGTGAGGTGCTGGAGCGGGTGGCGTTGCTGGTCGCTGTGGTCAACCAGGCCACCGCTGAGTTGACCCGGACGGTGCGCCACGCGGAGACGACGCAGGCGGCCGAGCACGACGGGCTGAAGTCGATGCGCTCGTGGCTGATCGGGCACCGGCGGCTGGCGCCGGCGGAGGCGTCGCGGGTAATCCGGTCGGGGCGGGCGCTGGAGCACTTCCCGGCGTTGGCTGCTGGGTTCGCCGAGGGTGCGGTCACCGCGGCACAGGTGGACGTGGTCGCCGGCGCGGTGGGCGAGCGCGAACGGGCGCAGGCGGTCGAGCAGGGCATCGACCTGGCGCCGTTCGACCAGGCGTGGACCGCGGTCGCGGTCGAGGCACCGCACGACGTGCTGAAGACCGCGGTGCAGGCCTTCGCGGCCGCCCTCGACCCCGACGGACCCGAACCGGACCCGACCGAGGGACGGCGGCTGTCGATCGCCAAGCACGCCGACGGCTCGGTCACCGGCCGCTTCGACCTGGACGCCGTGGGCGGCGAGAAGGTGCAAGCCGCGATCGAGTCGATCGTGCAGGCCTCCCGCCCGAAGGGCGATGACCGCACCCGCGGGCAGCAGAACGCCGACGCCCTCGTCCAGCTCTGCGACAACCAACTGGCCGCCGGCACCCTGCCCACGCTGCGCACGGTGAAGCCGCACGTGGTGGTCACCCTGGACATGGACGACTTCGCTGACTCAGCGGCCAGCCCCGGTGCGGCCGCGACCGGCTTCGGGGCACGCATCTCCGCCGCCCGCGCCCGCTGGCTGGCCTGCGACGGCACCATGTCCCGGATCGTGATGGGCCCCGACGGGCTCCCACTCGACTTCGGCCGCACCCACCGGGTGGTGCCCGCACACATCCGGCGGGCGGTCGAGCAGCGCGACGGGCACTGCGTGTTCACCGGCTGCACCGCCCCCACGCACTGGTGCGACGTGCACCACCTCGTGCACTGGCTGCACGGTGGAGAGACGTCGCTGCACAACTCGGCGCTGCTGTGCGAGCGCCACCACACCAAGGTCCACCACGGCTTTCGGGTCGAGCGGGATCCCGGCGGGCGGTGGCGCACCTGGCGACCCGACGGCACCGAGATCCTGCTCGCCCAGCCACTACTCGGCCCACCGCTGCTAGACCCACCGCTGCCAGACCCACCGACGACAGAGGTCAGAAGTCGACGCGCATCACCACGCGCCGTGGTGTCGGTCGGCTGACCTCGGTGAACCCGGCATCGACGAACACGCTGTGGACGCCGACGTGCAGCTCGGTCAGCAGCGCGCTCGTCGTCGTCATCGGGTAGCCCTCGATCGCTCGGGCGCCGTTCTCCCGGGCGTGGTCCACGGCGGCCCGGGCCAGCGCCCGGCTGACCCCGCGCTTCCGGTAGCCGACCCGAGTGACGAAGCAGGTCACCGCCCACACCCCGCTGTCCGCCTTGTCCTCGGTGCGGTCCACCCACGGGACGCGGTTGTTGCGCAGCAGACCCTCGTACGCAGTGCGCGGCTCGACGGCACACCAGCCCACCGGCTCGCCGTCCAGGTACGCGACCAGCCCCGTGGTCTCGGCGGTGCCCGGGCGGTCGGGATCCGTCTGCGCGCGCAGCCGGTCCGCGCGCTCCGCCACCGGGAACCCGGCGAAGAACTCCCGCGGCCGCAGCTTGTACCGCTGGCACTGGCAGCGGGCAGGCTCGCCGCGCGTGCCGAGCACGGTCTGCAGGTCCGTCCAGCTCACCGCGTTGGCCGGCACGACGGAGATGGCGGGTCCCGGAGGCGTCACCCGCTCGATCCTGCCCGTCGACCAGGCGTCGGACAGCTTGTCGGAGCGCCGCCGGCCACCGAGGATCGCCGCATGCCGACCGTCGTCGACGCGACCGCCGAGCGGTGGGACGACCTCGCCGCCGTCTTCGGCAGCCGGGGTGATGCCTCCCGCTGCTGGTGCCAGTGGTTCCGCCACCAGCGCCCCGGCTTCTACGCCACCACCTCGGAGCAGCGCCGCGCCGACCTGCAGCAACAGCTGGCGGCCGAGCCGCCACCCGGTGTGCTGGTCCACGACGACGACGGTGCCCCCGCCGGCTGGTGCGCGATCGCCCCGCGCGCCGCCTACCCGCGGCTGAGCAGCTACCCGGTCGCCGCCGCGTCCGCCGACGAGGACGGGCTCTGGGCGGTCACCTGCTTCGTGGTCCGGGTCGGCAAGCGCCGGCAGGGGCTGGCGGAGGTTCTGCTCGACGGCGCCGTCGACCTCGCCCGCCGGCACGGCGCCCGGACTGTCGAGGGCTACCCGCTCGACACCTCCGTGCGCACCGCCTCCGCCGCCGAGCTCTTCCACGGCCCGCTGTCGGTCTTCCTCCGGCTCGGCTTCACCGAGGTCGCCCGCACCAGCAAGGCCCGCCCGGTCGTCCGGCTCGCGCTGGAGGAAGGGCAGCGGTGACAGTGGGCCGGTGAGCCTGCAGATGCGCGCCGTCGAGGTCGTCATGCGGCTGGCCTTCAAGCCGCGGATGGCCACCGTCGAGCGCGCGCGGCGGCGGATCGCCGCCCCGAAGGGCAGCACCGAACCACCGGCGAAGCTGCGCGCCCGGCACGACGTCAGCAGCCGCCAGGTCGAGGGCTTCCCGGTGCACACCGTCGCCCCGCGGGGGCGGGCCGCCCGCCGCGCCGCGGTCTACCTGCACGGCGGCGCGTACATCAGCGCGATCGCCCCGCAGCACTGGGCGCTGATCGG
This window encodes:
- a CDS encoding HNH endonuclease signature motif containing protein codes for the protein MSELRSVLDALAGDDLHGLADGEVLERVALLVAVVNQATAELTRTVRHAETTQAAEHDGLKSMRSWLIGHRRLAPAEASRVIRSGRALEHFPALAAGFAEGAVTAAQVDVVAGAVGERERAQAVEQGIDLAPFDQAWTAVAVEAPHDVLKTAVQAFAAALDPDGPEPDPTEGRRLSIAKHADGSVTGRFDLDAVGGEKVQAAIESIVQASRPKGDDRTRGQQNADALVQLCDNQLAAGTLPTLRTVKPHVVVTLDMDDFADSAASPGAAATGFGARISAARARWLACDGTMSRIVMGPDGLPLDFGRTHRVVPAHIRRAVEQRDGHCVFTGCTAPTHWCDVHHLVHWLHGGETSLHNSALLCERHHTKVHHGFRVERDPGGRWRTWRPDGTEILLAQPLLGPPLLDPPLPDPPTTEVRSRRASPRAVVSVG
- a CDS encoding GNAT family N-acetyltransferase, with product MTPPGPAISVVPANAVSWTDLQTVLGTRGEPARCQCQRYKLRPREFFAGFPVAERADRLRAQTDPDRPGTAETTGLVAYLDGEPVGWCAVEPRTAYEGLLRNNRVPWVDRTEDKADSGVWAVTCFVTRVGYRKRGVSRALARAAVDHARENGARAIEGYPMTTTSALLTELHVGVHSVFVDAGFTEVSRPTPRRVVMRVDF
- a CDS encoding GNAT family N-acetyltransferase, which gives rise to MPTVVDATAERWDDLAAVFGSRGDASRCWCQWFRHQRPGFYATTSEQRRADLQQQLAAEPPPGVLVHDDDGAPAGWCAIAPRAAYPRLSSYPVAAASADEDGLWAVTCFVVRVGKRRQGLAEVLLDGAVDLARRHGARTVEGYPLDTSVRTASAAELFHGPLSVFLRLGFTEVARTSKARPVVRLALEEGQR